A genome region from Oryzias latipes chromosome 2, ASM223467v1 includes the following:
- the LOC100049445 gene encoding sodium/potassium-transporting ATPase subunit alpha-1 yields the protein MGLGKGKDDYKPAPTSEHHGKKSKKDKKTDMDDLKKEVDLDDHKLTLEELFRKYGTDGNRGLSSSRAKEILARDGPNALTPPPTTPEWVKFCKQLFGGFSMLLWIGAILCFLAYGIQAASEDEPTNDNLYLGIVLSAVVIITGCFSYYQEAKSSKIMESFKNLVPQQALVIRDGEKKSINAEEVVAGDLVEVKGGDRVPADLRIVSSHGCKVDNSSLTGESEPQTRSPEFSNENPLETRNIAFFSTNCVEGTAQGVVINTGDRTVMGRIATLASGLESGKTPIAIEIEHFIHIITGVAVFLGVSFFILSLVLGYGWLEAVIFLIGIIVANVPEGLLATVTVCLTLTAKRMAKKNCLVKNLEAVETLGSTSTICSDKTGTLTQNRMTVAHMWFDNQIHEADTTENQSGAGFDRSSATWAALSRIAGLCNRAVFLAEQDKVPILKRDVAGDASEAALLKCIELTCGSVNAFREKYPKIAEIPFNSTNKYQLSIHKNSTPEETKHLLVMKGAPERILDRCSTIVLQGKEQPLDDEMKDAFQNAYVELGGLGERVLGFCHYNLPDDQFPVGFAFDADEVNFPTENLCFVGLMAMIDPPRAAVPDAVGKCRSAGIKVIMVTGDHPITAKAIAKGVGIISEGNETVEDIAARLNIPVSEVNPRDAKACVVHGGELKEMNSEQLDDILKYHSEIVFARTSPQQKLIIVEGCQRQGAIVAVTGDGVNDSPALKKADIGVAMGIAGSDVSKQAADMILLDDNFASIVTGVEEGRLIFDNLKKSIAYTLTSNIPEISPFLLFILASIPLPLGTVTILCIDLGTDMVPAISLAYEEAESDIMKRQPRNPKTDKLVNERLISIAYGQIGMIQAVAGFFTYFVILAENGFLPMDLLGIRLRWDDKSVQDLEDSYGQQWTYERRKIIEYTCHTAFFTSIVIVQWADLIICKTRRNSIVQQGMKNRILIFGLIEETALAAFLSYCPGMDAALRMYPLKPTWWFCAFPYAIIIFVYDEVRRYLLRRNPGGWVEMETYY from the exons ATGGGGCTTGGA AAAGGGAAGGATGATTACAAGCCGGCGCCAACCTCCGAGCACCATGGCAAGAAAAGCAAGAAGGATAAAAAAACGGACATGGACGACCTGAAAAAGGAGGTCGATTTg GATGATCACAAGTTGACTTTGGAAGAACTTTTCAGAAAATATGGGACCGACGGAAACAGA GGTCTGTCCTCCTCCAGAGCAAAGGAGATCCTGGCCCGGGATGGCCCCAACGCCCTCACTCCCCCTCCCACGACACCCGAATGGGTCAAGTTCTGTAAACAG CTTTTCGGTGGTTTCTCCATGCTGCTGTGGATCGGTGCAATCCTCTGCTTCCTTGCTTACGGCATCCAGGCTGCTTCAGAAGACGAGCCAACCAATGATAAT CTGTATTTGGGGATTGTGCTGTCTGCTGTCGTCATCATTACCGGCTGCTTTTCTTACTACCAAGAGGCCAAGAGCTCAAAGATCATGGAGTCCTTCAAGAATCTTGTTCCACAG CAAGCCCTGGTTATCCGTGACGGTGAAAAGAAGAGCATCAACGCAGAGGAGGTTGTTGCCGGAGATCTGGTGGAGGTCAAGGGAGGAGACAGGGTCCCTGCTGATCTGCGAATTGTCTCCTCTCACGGCTGCAAG GTGGACAACTCCTCTCTGACTGGTGAATCCGAACCCCAGACTCGTTCCCCAGAGTTCTCCAACGAGAACCCGCTGGAAACCAGGAACATTGCTTTCTTCTCAACCAACTGTGTTGAGG GCACGGCCCAAGGAGTGGTCATCAACACTGGAGACCGTACTGTCATGGGTCGAATCGCCACTCTGGCCTCCGGACTTGAGAGCGGAAAAACCCCCATCGCCATTGAGATTGAGCACTTCATCCACATCATCACTGGTGTGGCTGTTTTCCTCGGTGTCTCCTTCTTCATCCTGTCTCTTGTCCTTGGGTATGGGTGGCTGGAAGCCGTCATCTTCCTTATTGGTATCATCGTCGCCAACGTGCCAGAAGGTCTTCTAGCTACTGTGACT GTGTGTCTGACCCTTACTGCCAAGCGAATGGCCAAGAAGAATTGCCTGGTGAAGAACCTGGAAGCTGTGGAGACCCTCGGCTCCACCTCCACCATCTGCTCTGACAAGACCGGCACCCTGACCCAGAACAGGATGACCGTAGCCCACATGTGGTTCGACAACCAGATCCACGAGGCAGACACCACCGAGAACCAGAGTGGAGCCGGCTTCGACAGGAGCTCAGCCACCTGGGCGGCTCTGTCAAGAATTGCTGGACTCTGTAACCGGGCTGTCTTCCTGGCAGAACAAGACAAAGTCCCCATCCTAAAG AGAGATGTGGCTGGAGATGCCTCTGAAGCTGCCTTGCTTAAGTGTATCGAGCTGACCTGTGGATCTGTCAACGCCTTTAGAGAAAAATACCCTAAGATTGCTGAGATCCCATTCAATTCCACCAACAAATACCAG CTTTCTATTCACAAGAACTCGACCCCTGAAGAAACCAAGCACCTATTGGTAATGAAAGGAGCCCCGGAGAGGATTTTGGACCGCTGCTCCACCATCGTTCTCCAGGGAAAAGAGCAGCCTCTGGATGACGAGATGAAAGACGCTTTTCAGAATGCCTACGTTGAGCTTGGAGGGCTTGGAGAGAGAGTTCTTG GTTTCTGTCATTATAACTTGCCCGACGATCAGTTTCCCGTGGGTTTTGCTTTTGACGCAGACGAGGTGAACTTCCCCACGGAGAACCTGTGCTTTGTTGGCCTCATGGCCATGATTGACCCTCCTCGTGCCGCTGTGCCCGACGCTGTGGGCAAATGCAGGAGCGCTGGAATTAAG gTCATCATGGTCACAGGTGACCACCCGATCACAGCTAAGGCCATTGCTAAAGGTGTGGGGATCATCTCTGAAGGCAATGAGACAGTTGAAGACATTGCTGCCCGTTTGAACATTCCAGTTTCAGAGGTCAACCCTAG AGATGCCAAGGCCTGTGTCGTGCACGGCGGTGAGCTGAAAGAAATGAACTCAGAGCAGCTTGACGACATCTTGAAGTACCACTCGGAAATTGTGTTTGCCAGAACCTCCCCCCAACAGAAGCTGATTATTGTGGAAGGCTGTCAGAGACAG GGAGCCATTGTGGCCGTGACAGGTGACGGTGTGAACGACTCTCCTGCCTTGAAGAAAGCTGACATCGGTGTTGCCATGGGGATCGCTGGATCTGACGTGTCCAAGCAAGCTGCTGACATGATCCTGTTGGATGACAACTTTGCTTCTATCGTCACCGGAGTGGAAGAAG GCCGTCTAATCTTTGACAATCTGAAGAAGTCCATTGCTTACACTCTGACCAGTAACATCCCTGAAATCTCCCCCTTCCTGCTCTTCATCCTCGCCAGCATCCCTCTGCCTCTGGGAACCGTCACCATCCTCTGTATTGATCTGGGGACTGACATG GTGCCCGCCATCTCCCTGGCCTATGAAGAAGCTGAGAGCGACATCATGAAGAGACAGCCCCGAAACCCCAAAACAGACAAACTTGTAAATGAAAGGCTTATCAGCATCGCCTATGGACAAATTG GTATGATCCAGGCCGTAGCTGGATTCTTCACTTACTTTGTGATCCTGGCTGAAAACGGCTTCTTACCCATGGACCTGCTGGGCATCAGGCTTCGATGGGACGACAAATCTGTACAAGACCTGGAAGACAGCTACGGACAGCAGTGG ACATACGAGCGCAGAAAGATCATCGAGTATACGTGCCACACAGCTTTCTTCACCAGTATTGTGATCGTCCAGTGGGCTGATCTGATCATCTGCAAGACCAGGAGGAACTCCATTGTGCAGCAAGGAATGAA GAACCGCATCCTCATCTTTGGACTCATTGAGGAAACCGCTCTGGCTGCTTTCCTGTCATACTGCCCAGGAATGGACGCCGCCCTCAGAATGTACCCCCTCAA GCCCACTTGGTGGTTCTGTGCCTTCCCATACGCCATCATCATCTTCGTTTATGATGAAGTCAGGAGATATCTCCTCAGACGCAACCCAGGAG gTTGGGTGGAAATGGAAACCTACTACTGA